From the Burkholderia mayonis genome, one window contains:
- a CDS encoding class I SAM-dependent methyltransferase, giving the protein MTTLDIPVGVGQTALFIAWQRHAESQRPDALFHDPFAAALIEYLAGTPTHAHVSEVARRANFPQYFAVRTRYFDDEIQANLSRGLRQVVTLAAGVDGRPVRLPCPDGTRWFELDLDDIIAFKRELMKRSKLSLQCDWRPIVADLTSGWDRPLRAAGFDPTQPTVWLVEGLLMYLSAADGDKLIRRISDQSAPGSALLLEHLNTLMMSDEGKETRKRVESQGARWLSARDDIQDWLAHSGWTAAVHASVDPEIAHGRSVAHIPAGWFASSTRSP; this is encoded by the coding sequence GTGACTACTCTCGATATCCCGGTCGGCGTCGGCCAGACCGCACTGTTCATCGCCTGGCAGCGTCATGCCGAAAGCCAGCGACCGGATGCGCTGTTTCATGATCCGTTCGCAGCCGCTCTGATCGAATACCTGGCGGGCACGCCGACTCATGCTCACGTCAGCGAAGTCGCCCGGCGCGCGAACTTCCCGCAGTACTTCGCCGTCCGCACCCGCTACTTCGACGATGAGATCCAAGCCAACCTGAGTCGTGGCCTCCGGCAGGTCGTCACGCTCGCGGCCGGCGTCGACGGACGCCCGGTGCGCCTGCCATGCCCCGACGGCACCCGCTGGTTCGAGCTCGATCTCGACGACATCATCGCCTTCAAGCGCGAACTGATGAAGCGGTCCAAGCTGTCTCTGCAATGCGACTGGCGTCCGATTGTCGCCGATCTGACGTCCGGCTGGGACCGCCCGCTACGCGCGGCGGGCTTCGATCCCACGCAACCGACCGTCTGGCTTGTCGAAGGACTGCTCATGTATCTGAGCGCCGCGGACGGCGACAAACTGATCCGCCGAATCTCCGATCAATCCGCTCCGGGCAGCGCGCTTCTGCTCGAACATCTCAATACCTTGATGATGAGCGACGAGGGCAAGGAAACGCGCAAACGCGTCGAATCCCAGGGAGCGCGCTGGTTGTCCGCGCGGGACGACATCCAGGACTGGCTCGCCCACTCCGGATGGACCGCAGCCGTCCATGCGTCGGTCGATCCGGAGATTGCGCACGGACGCAGCGTCGCTCACATCCCAGCAGGCTGGTTCGCCTCATCGACGCGCTCGCCCTGA
- a CDS encoding class II 3-deoxy-7-phosphoheptulonate synthase: MERNLSPVRVTKHWTPASWKTKPALQQPTYRDAAALERAVAELRQLPPLVTSWEVLALKRKLADAAAGRCFLLQGGDCAERFADCTSPVIANRLKVLLQMSLVLVHGLKLPVVRVGRFAGQYAKPRSADTETRGHVTLPCYRGDIVNASEFSAEAREPDPQRLIDAHSKSALTMNFVRALIDGGFADLHHPEYWDLAWVSHAGLQDEYRRMAQSIGESVRFMETLAGEPLGSYAKVDFYTSHEMLLLNYEEAVTRQVPQHWGWFNLSTHFPWIGMRTAQLDGAHVEYCSGIRNPIGLKVGPGVKPDQLLRTIDTLNPENEAGRLTLITRMGAAAIDAELPQHLNAVKAEGQRVLWCCDPMHGNGETTPGGVKTRRFDNIRAELEAAFDIHAACGTHLGGVHLELTGENVTECLGGARNLTEADLLRAYKSTVDPRLNYEQSLEIAMLIVRKRGTASIADIGAKSRTGSVNRAMLIPV; the protein is encoded by the coding sequence ATGGAGCGCAATCTCTCTCCTGTGCGTGTCACCAAACATTGGACGCCTGCTTCTTGGAAAACCAAGCCTGCATTGCAACAGCCGACATACCGCGACGCGGCGGCGCTGGAGCGCGCGGTTGCCGAACTGCGTCAGCTGCCGCCGCTCGTTACGTCATGGGAAGTACTGGCGCTGAAGCGCAAGCTGGCCGATGCGGCGGCAGGCCGCTGCTTTCTGCTGCAAGGTGGCGATTGTGCGGAGCGTTTTGCCGACTGCACGTCGCCCGTCATCGCCAATCGCCTGAAAGTGCTGCTGCAGATGAGCCTCGTGCTCGTGCATGGCTTGAAGCTGCCGGTCGTGCGCGTCGGTCGCTTCGCCGGCCAGTACGCGAAACCGCGCTCGGCGGATACGGAGACGCGGGGTCACGTGACCTTGCCGTGCTACCGAGGCGATATCGTCAACGCGAGCGAGTTCAGCGCGGAGGCCCGCGAGCCGGATCCTCAGCGTCTGATCGACGCGCATTCGAAGTCTGCGCTGACGATGAATTTCGTCCGTGCGTTGATCGACGGCGGTTTCGCCGACTTGCACCATCCCGAGTATTGGGATCTCGCGTGGGTTTCGCATGCGGGGCTTCAGGACGAGTACCGGCGGATGGCGCAGTCGATCGGCGAATCCGTGCGCTTCATGGAGACGCTCGCGGGCGAGCCGCTCGGCAGCTATGCGAAAGTGGACTTCTACACGTCGCACGAAATGCTGCTGCTGAACTACGAAGAGGCCGTGACACGGCAGGTGCCGCAGCATTGGGGCTGGTTCAATCTGTCGACGCATTTTCCGTGGATCGGCATGCGCACCGCGCAGCTCGACGGCGCGCACGTCGAATACTGCTCGGGCATCCGCAACCCGATCGGCTTGAAAGTCGGGCCCGGCGTGAAGCCCGACCAGCTATTGCGCACGATCGATACGCTGAATCCCGAAAACGAAGCAGGCCGCCTGACGCTCATCACGCGCATGGGCGCGGCGGCGATAGACGCGGAATTGCCGCAGCACCTGAACGCCGTCAAGGCCGAGGGCCAGCGCGTGCTGTGGTGCTGCGATCCGATGCACGGCAATGGCGAGACGACGCCGGGCGGCGTGAAGACCCGGCGATTCGACAATATCCGCGCGGAGCTCGAAGCGGCATTCGATATTCATGCCGCCTGCGGCACGCATCTGGGCGGCGTGCATCTGGAGCTGACAGGCGAGAACGTGACCGAATGCCTTGGCGGTGCGCGCAATCTAACCGAAGCGGATCTTTTGCGCGCGTACAAGTCGACTGTCGATCCGCGGTTGAACTACGAACAGTCGCTGGAAATCGCGATGTTGATCGTACGCAAGCGCGGTACGGCATCGATTGCCGACATCGGCGCGAAAAGTCGCACGGGCAGCGTCAACCGGGCCATGCTGATCCCTGTCTGA
- a CDS encoding MDR family NADP-dependent oxidoreductase translates to MTAFIPMSREVRLKTRLKGLPAPEHFEMATVPVPEAGAGEVLVRNRYFLISASLRAMVSEGAEDVPGVPFPALRAGDALRGEAIGEVVKAPAGGTLSPGDMVTHFSGWRDYAAVPVQACSRVGKPLPEPIGYLGYLGHGWTAYAALTRGVQIRPGDRVFVSSAGGAIGSMAGQIARRLGAGRVIGSTSSREKANRLVAELGYDAAVIRGGEQPFVNQLADAAQGGLDVFIDSVGGEQLQAAVTVAREGARFVIVGTLSGQLAARGTGRVAPVELDAVQILLKRITMRGYSADDNPEAKREWFELFPEWLRSGDISFPHTVIDGLEQAPVALCDTVHGRHLGTVLVKL, encoded by the coding sequence ATGACAGCGTTTATTCCGATGAGTCGCGAGGTGAGATTGAAGACGCGGCTTAAAGGGCTGCCTGCGCCGGAACATTTCGAAATGGCCACCGTACCCGTGCCGGAGGCCGGTGCGGGGGAAGTGCTGGTTCGCAACCGCTATTTCCTGATTTCGGCTTCGCTTCGCGCGATGGTGAGCGAAGGTGCGGAGGACGTGCCGGGCGTGCCTTTTCCCGCGTTGCGAGCCGGCGACGCGCTGCGGGGCGAGGCGATCGGCGAGGTGGTGAAAGCGCCGGCCGGCGGCACGTTATCGCCTGGCGACATGGTCACGCATTTCAGCGGATGGCGCGATTACGCCGCGGTTCCGGTACAGGCGTGTTCCCGCGTCGGCAAGCCGTTGCCGGAGCCGATCGGGTATCTTGGCTATCTGGGGCACGGCTGGACGGCCTATGCGGCGTTGACCCGTGGCGTGCAGATCCGTCCGGGCGATAGGGTTTTCGTATCGAGCGCCGGCGGCGCGATCGGTTCGATGGCGGGACAGATCGCGCGTCGGCTGGGAGCAGGGCGCGTGATCGGCAGCACCAGCTCGCGCGAGAAGGCGAATCGGCTGGTCGCCGAGCTGGGGTACGACGCAGCGGTGATCCGCGGCGGCGAGCAGCCTTTCGTGAACCAATTGGCGGATGCGGCGCAAGGCGGTCTCGACGTCTTCATCGATTCCGTCGGCGGCGAGCAACTGCAGGCGGCCGTGACGGTCGCCCGGGAGGGCGCGCGCTTCGTGATCGTCGGAACGCTGTCGGGCCAGCTTGCCGCACGAGGCACGGGCCGCGTCGCTCCCGTCGAGCTCGACGCGGTCCAGATCCTCCTGAAGCGAATCACGATGCGCGGCTACAGTGCCGACGACAATCCGGAGGCCAAGCGGGAATGGTTCGAATTGTTCCCCGAGTGGCTGCGGTCCGGAGACATCTCATTCCCGCATACGGTGATCGATGGACTGGAGCAGGCGCCCGTCGCGTTGTGCGACACGGTTCACGGGCGTCATCTCGGAACGGTACTCGTGAAGCTGTAG
- a CDS encoding TetR/AcrR family transcriptional regulator has product MLQGADLATRISRPADAMRREPRQKRSRVTIDSILDATAHVLGERGWTGLTTNIVADVAGVSIGSLYQYFPNKLGLVEAVRRRHFEEVLNALRTAANTRTPYAMRIEAFVDGVIAAHSRYPAAHKVLLEEAPRSADARRLHDEFGAWYEKGCRALVQCTAGAREGDDRLRISARVLASAVAGVVHDAAQQRTLDALDLRRELIALVESICKNNRSRRHDNTGAIAGHTDRHPAAPDANAVAADAGCVAASTERHFGK; this is encoded by the coding sequence TTGCTGCAGGGTGCCGACTTGGCTACTCGCATTTCCCGGCCCGCGGACGCGATGCGGAGAGAGCCGCGGCAGAAGCGATCACGCGTCACGATCGATTCGATTCTCGACGCCACAGCTCACGTTCTAGGAGAACGTGGCTGGACGGGACTGACGACGAACATCGTCGCCGACGTCGCCGGGGTCAGTATCGGTTCGCTATACCAGTACTTTCCGAACAAGCTCGGATTGGTCGAAGCAGTCAGGCGGCGGCATTTCGAAGAAGTGCTCAACGCACTGCGCACGGCGGCAAACACCAGAACGCCTTACGCGATGCGCATCGAGGCTTTCGTCGACGGCGTCATCGCGGCCCATAGCCGCTATCCGGCCGCTCACAAGGTCCTGCTCGAAGAAGCGCCGCGCAGCGCCGATGCGCGGCGTCTCCACGACGAATTTGGCGCATGGTACGAGAAAGGGTGCCGGGCGCTCGTCCAATGCACGGCCGGCGCACGCGAAGGCGATGATCGCCTGCGCATTTCCGCTCGTGTGCTGGCGTCCGCGGTCGCCGGCGTCGTACACGACGCAGCCCAGCAGCGCACGCTGGACGCACTGGACCTCAGACGGGAACTGATCGCACTGGTCGAATCCATCTGCAAGAACAATCGCTCACGGCGCCACGACAATACGGGTGCTATCGCCGGTCATACGGACAGACATCCGGCCGCACCGGACGCAAACGCCGTCGCCGCGGATGCCGGTTGCGTCGCGGCGTCCACGGAGCGCCACTTCGGAAAGTGA
- a CDS encoding DUF1269 domain-containing protein: protein MRRIYFLLPDADMARVIVDELLLKRIEWRRIHVIANDMVPLENLPEASITQSSDLLPALARGTAAGGVTGALAGLVAIVFPPAGLTIAGGAVVALAVAGAGFGAWVGTMIGVSVPNTRLKHFQDAVENGELLMMIDVHRDRVEEIEALVKQHHPEAHLEGTDPTIPAFP, encoded by the coding sequence ATGAGACGGATCTATTTCCTGCTGCCCGACGCGGACATGGCACGGGTGATCGTTGACGAGCTGCTGCTCAAGCGCATTGAATGGCGGCGCATCCACGTCATCGCGAACGACATGGTTCCGCTGGAGAATCTGCCCGAAGCGTCGATCACCCAAAGCAGCGACCTGTTGCCGGCGCTCGCCCGCGGAACCGCCGCGGGCGGCGTCACCGGCGCGCTCGCCGGGCTGGTCGCGATCGTGTTCCCGCCCGCCGGCCTGACGATTGCGGGCGGCGCGGTGGTCGCGCTCGCCGTCGCCGGAGCGGGCTTCGGTGCGTGGGTCGGCACGATGATCGGCGTGAGCGTGCCGAATACCCGGTTGAAACACTTCCAGGACGCCGTCGAAAATGGGGAATTGCTGATGATGATAGACGTGCACCGCGACCGGGTCGAAGAAATCGAAGCGCTAGTCAAGCAGCATCACCCAGAGGCACACCTCGAAGGCACCGATCCGACCATTCCCGCATTCCCTTGA